In Osmia bicornis bicornis chromosome 1, iOsmBic2.1, whole genome shotgun sequence, the following proteins share a genomic window:
- the LOC114870948 gene encoding CWF19-like protein 2 isoform X2 — MNQIQAISEEEQQWVEKPVADTSLLEQNVAGKSDEQTPLKREDWMNIKNVFPCVFNEKSVSTNTGKNDDKPNLDILGQTNKELNPYWKNGGTGLPEENSAKAEPVMDVNWLRKSLQRAKEQAISEGRSLEEIAAERWGSLETIQLMISKAEDALDKKKYGHRRNTTERHKDNRQFSHHSSKWRKDEYYTTKSKNSDKNEQYRKHDNFHYKKQQEYKKPMNDDCYKNVAKHNTNYFSKRNWQKEKTLQKKEENLVDSSTPKLQDIDPQNSINTDNDGTEEIKPLTEAEMNKLGAKIVKAEIMGNTELANELKDQLNKARELTKSVKSHNKEKVQNVILTQTDSKGVTRPLEPRNQIPESSKHIKRKNVETYDFGKKVRHYFDDDKYSLQQLFQREKGRCTNEDDAALMKVASKNMDMDEIFEEQITRVKSDAERDDKDRSVAIEEHKRLSRSLDNCHWCIDSKYMLKHMIVTMNSEICLSLPRYTSLTVGHCILTPVQHIPCQLQLDENIWEKLKMFKGILYKMFLDQNQYPIFYEIYTNRHKFFHMQLQCVPLPKEIGELAPIYFKKALLECETEWSVNKKVVSLENKDLRHAIPNGLSYFMVEFEKNKGYAHVIEDERAFPKNFAEEIIGGMLDMDHDIWRKPRKENFDQQREKVLKFSEIWKNYELEINNKD; from the exons ATGAATCAAATTCAAGCAAT TAGCGAAGAAGAGCAGCAATGGGTAGAAAAACCAGTAGCTGACACTAGCTTGTTAGAACAAAATGTAGCTGGTAAATCGGATGAACAAACACCTCTTAAAAGGGAGGATTGgatgaatataaaaaatgtatttccatgtgtatttaatgaaaaatccGTGTCTACTAATACTGGAAAGAATGATGATAAACCAAATTTGGATATATTAGGTCAAACTAATAAAGAATTAAATCCATATTGGAAAAATGGTGGTACTGGTCTACCTGAAGAAAATTCTGCAAAAGCTGAACCAGTAATGGATGTAAATTGGTTAAGGAAAAGTCTTCAGCGAGCAAAAGAACAAGCAATAAGTGAAGGTAGAAGTTTAGAAGAAATTGCAGCTGAAAGATGGGGT TCTTTGGAAACTATACAATTAATGATATCCAAAGCAGAAGATGCATTGGACAAAAAAAAGTATGGACATAGAAGGAACACTACTGAAAGACATAAAGATAATAGACAATTTTCCCATCACTCTTCAAAATGGAGGAAAGATGAATATTATACAACTAAATCTAAAAATTCAGACAAAAATGAACAATATAGAAAACatgataattttcattataaaaaacAACAGGAATATAAAAAACCTATGAATGATGATTGTTACAAAAATGTTGCTAAACATAACACAAACTATTTTAGTAAAAGGAATTGGCAAAAAGAGAAAACATTacagaaaaaggaagaaaatctGGTGGATTCAAGTACCCCTAAGTTACAGGATATTGACCCTCAAAATAGCATCAACACAGATAATGATGGAACTGAAGAAATTAAACCTTTAACAGAAGCAGAAATGAACAAACTGGGAGCAAAGATTGTTAAAGCTGAAATAATGGGTAATACT GAACTTGCGAATGAATTAAAAGATCAGTTGAACAAAGCTAGAGAACTTACAAAGAGTGTTAAATCgcataataaagaaaaagttcAAAATGTAATCCTTACTCAAACTGATTCTAAAGGAGTTACAAGACCATTGGAGCCTAGAAATCAGATTCCAGAATCTTCTAAACatattaaacgaaaaaatgTAGAAACTTATGATTTTGGAAAGAAAGTGCGACATTATTTCGACGATGATAAATATTCATTACAACAACTG ttCCAACGAGAAAAAGGACGTTGTACAAACGAGGATGATGCTGCACTTATGAAGGTTGCTTCTAAA AACATGGACATGGATGAAATATTTGAGGAACAAATTACTCGGGTTAAATCAGATGCAGAACGTGATGACAAAGATCGTTCAGTCGCAATTGAAGAACACAAACGTTTATCAAGAAGTTTGGACAACTGTCACTGGTGTATTGATTCAAAATACATGTTGAAACATATGATTGTTACAAtgaattctgaaatttgtTTAAGTCTACCTCGATATACTTCTTTGACCGTCGGGCATTGTATACTAACACCTGTCCAACACATTCCATGTCAATTACAATTAGATGAGAATATTTGGGAAAAATTAAAG ATGTTCAAAGGgattttatacaaaatgttTTTGGACCAAAACCAGTAtccaatattttatgaaatttacaCCAATCGACACAAGTTTTTCCACATGCAATTACAATGTGTCCCATTACCAAAAGAAATTGGTGAATTAGCGCcgatatatttcaaaaaagcCTTATTAGAGTGTGAAACAGAATGGtcagtaaataaaaaagttgttAGTCTTGAAAACAAAGATCTACGTCACGCTATTCCAAATGGACTATCGTATTTTATGgtggaatttgaaaaaaataaaggatATGCTCATGTCATTGAGGACGAGCGTGCTTTTCCAAAAAATTTTGCAGAG GAGATTATAGGTGGAATGTTAGATATGGATCATGATATATGGCGGAAACccagaaaagaaaattttgatCAACAACGTgaaaaagttttaaaattttcagaaatatgGAAGAACTATGAgcttgaaataaataataaagattaA
- the LOC114870952 gene encoding protein arginine methyltransferase NDUFAF7, mitochondrial isoform X1, translating to MCLKEVITCDTNMITIRILNNCTKSYRLFDVKIPLNCLKDCCFYSSFNSSYFKSEKSENLYNYLYTKILSCGPITVAEYMREVLTHPTAGYYMNKDVFGKKGDFITSPEITQLFGEMIAVWMIYEKRKMSKGPFQIVELGPGRGTLMKDILRVFKQLKVLSDISVHLVEISPTLSSIQAKNLCKTTKEYDTTKNESEQNLIPHYREGVTADGVNVYWYHSVMDLPKKFSIFLAHEFFDALPIHKFQKTSSGWKEVLVDIIEGSKEEKFRFVLSNTATPATFYLSNDDKREHVEVSPQTLVIIDHIAEYLWECGGFALICDYGHSGDKTDTFRAFLQHKIHDPLVRPGTADLTADVDFEAIKKVAEKNNRLITFGPVTQASFLTNLGIDVRLQMLLKNISEGEREQLESEYQMIMDENGMGTRFKVLSLFPSILKEYFQPLLIAGFYDKYKT from the exons ATGTGTTTGAAAGAAGTTATAACCTGTGATACAAATATGATTAccattagaatattaaataattgcacTAAATCTTATAGATTATTTGATGTAAAAATTCCTttgaattgtttaaaagacTGTTGTTTTTATTCATCATTTAATTCTTCATACTTCAAGAGTGAGAAGTCAGAAAAtctttacaattatttatacacAAAAATTCTCTCCTGCGGACCAATAACTGTTGCTGAATACATGAGAGAAGTTTTAACTCATCCAACTGCAGgttattatatgaataaagATGTTTTTGGTAAAAAGGGTGATTTTATAACATCTCCAGAAATTACACAATTATTTGGAGAA atGATAGCTGTTTGGATGAtatatgaaaaaagaaaaatgtcaaAGGGTCCTTTTCAAATTGTTGAATTAGGTCCAGGTAGAGGAACCCTAATGAAAGATATATTGAGG gTATTTAAACAATTGAAGGTCCTAAGTGACATATCGGTACACTTAGTAGAAATTAGTCCTACTCTCTCTTCAATTCAGgcaaaaaatttatgtaaaacaACTAAAGAATATGATACCACTAAAAATGAATCTGAACAAAATCTTATTCCTCATTATAGGGAAGGTGTTACAGCAGATGGTGTTAATGTATATTGGTACCACTCTGTAATGGATTTACCTAAGAAATTTAGTATATTTTTAGCGCATGAATTTTTTGATGCGTTACCGATACATAAATTTCAG aaaaCCAGTAGCGGATGGAAAGAGGTGCTGGTTGATATAATTGAAGGAAGtaaggaagaaaaatttcgTTTTGTTTTATCAAATACAGCAACCCCTGCTACCTTTTATTTATCA AATGATGATAAGAGGGAACATGTAGAAGTTAGTCCACAAACTTTAGTAATAATAGATCATATAGCAGAATATTTATGGGAGTGCGGTGGATTTGCTTTAATATGTGATTATGGTCACAGTGGTGATAAGACTGATACTTTTCGCGCATTTTTACAACATAAAATACACGATCCACTAGTACGTCCGGGAACTGCAGATTTAACGGCCGATGTTGATTTTGAAGCAATTAAGAAAGTtgcagaaaaaaataataggcTAATAACATTTGGACCAGTGACTCAAGCAAGTTTTTTAACAAATCTTGGAATTGACGTACGATTACAGATGCtgctaaaaaatatttcagaaggagaaagagaacAATTGGAATCTGAATATCAGATGATAATGGACGAAAATGGGATGGGAACACGTTTTAAAGTTTTATCATTGTTTCcatcaattttaaaagaatattttcaacCGCTACTAATAGCAGGATTTTATGATAAGTACAAAACGTAG
- the LOC114870948 gene encoding CWF19-like protein 2 isoform X1: MKHKKHKDKSKHERKKLKKRDKKKHRSQKHNESNSSNSSSEEEQQWVEKPVADTSLLEQNVAGKSDEQTPLKREDWMNIKNVFPCVFNEKSVSTNTGKNDDKPNLDILGQTNKELNPYWKNGGTGLPEENSAKAEPVMDVNWLRKSLQRAKEQAISEGRSLEEIAAERWGSLETIQLMISKAEDALDKKKYGHRRNTTERHKDNRQFSHHSSKWRKDEYYTTKSKNSDKNEQYRKHDNFHYKKQQEYKKPMNDDCYKNVAKHNTNYFSKRNWQKEKTLQKKEENLVDSSTPKLQDIDPQNSINTDNDGTEEIKPLTEAEMNKLGAKIVKAEIMGNTELANELKDQLNKARELTKSVKSHNKEKVQNVILTQTDSKGVTRPLEPRNQIPESSKHIKRKNVETYDFGKKVRHYFDDDKYSLQQLFQREKGRCTNEDDAALMKVASKNMDMDEIFEEQITRVKSDAERDDKDRSVAIEEHKRLSRSLDNCHWCIDSKYMLKHMIVTMNSEICLSLPRYTSLTVGHCILTPVQHIPCQLQLDENIWEKLKMFKGILYKMFLDQNQYPIFYEIYTNRHKFFHMQLQCVPLPKEIGELAPIYFKKALLECETEWSVNKKVVSLENKDLRHAIPNGLSYFMVEFEKNKGYAHVIEDERAFPKNFAEEIIGGMLDMDHDIWRKPRKENFDQQREKVLKFSEIWKNYELEINNKD; the protein is encoded by the exons ATGAAGCACAAGAAGCATAAGGATAAATCTAAacatgaaagaaaaaaattaaagaagagAGACAAAAAGAAACATAGATCTCAGAAGCATAATGAATCAAATTCAAGCAAT aGTAGTAGCGAAGAAGAGCAGCAATGGGTAGAAAAACCAGTAGCTGACACTAGCTTGTTAGAACAAAATGTAGCTGGTAAATCGGATGAACAAACACCTCTTAAAAGGGAGGATTGgatgaatataaaaaatgtatttccatgtgtatttaatgaaaaatccGTGTCTACTAATACTGGAAAGAATGATGATAAACCAAATTTGGATATATTAGGTCAAACTAATAAAGAATTAAATCCATATTGGAAAAATGGTGGTACTGGTCTACCTGAAGAAAATTCTGCAAAAGCTGAACCAGTAATGGATGTAAATTGGTTAAGGAAAAGTCTTCAGCGAGCAAAAGAACAAGCAATAAGTGAAGGTAGAAGTTTAGAAGAAATTGCAGCTGAAAGATGGGGT TCTTTGGAAACTATACAATTAATGATATCCAAAGCAGAAGATGCATTGGACAAAAAAAAGTATGGACATAGAAGGAACACTACTGAAAGACATAAAGATAATAGACAATTTTCCCATCACTCTTCAAAATGGAGGAAAGATGAATATTATACAACTAAATCTAAAAATTCAGACAAAAATGAACAATATAGAAAACatgataattttcattataaaaaacAACAGGAATATAAAAAACCTATGAATGATGATTGTTACAAAAATGTTGCTAAACATAACACAAACTATTTTAGTAAAAGGAATTGGCAAAAAGAGAAAACATTacagaaaaaggaagaaaatctGGTGGATTCAAGTACCCCTAAGTTACAGGATATTGACCCTCAAAATAGCATCAACACAGATAATGATGGAACTGAAGAAATTAAACCTTTAACAGAAGCAGAAATGAACAAACTGGGAGCAAAGATTGTTAAAGCTGAAATAATGGGTAATACT GAACTTGCGAATGAATTAAAAGATCAGTTGAACAAAGCTAGAGAACTTACAAAGAGTGTTAAATCgcataataaagaaaaagttcAAAATGTAATCCTTACTCAAACTGATTCTAAAGGAGTTACAAGACCATTGGAGCCTAGAAATCAGATTCCAGAATCTTCTAAACatattaaacgaaaaaatgTAGAAACTTATGATTTTGGAAAGAAAGTGCGACATTATTTCGACGATGATAAATATTCATTACAACAACTG ttCCAACGAGAAAAAGGACGTTGTACAAACGAGGATGATGCTGCACTTATGAAGGTTGCTTCTAAA AACATGGACATGGATGAAATATTTGAGGAACAAATTACTCGGGTTAAATCAGATGCAGAACGTGATGACAAAGATCGTTCAGTCGCAATTGAAGAACACAAACGTTTATCAAGAAGTTTGGACAACTGTCACTGGTGTATTGATTCAAAATACATGTTGAAACATATGATTGTTACAAtgaattctgaaatttgtTTAAGTCTACCTCGATATACTTCTTTGACCGTCGGGCATTGTATACTAACACCTGTCCAACACATTCCATGTCAATTACAATTAGATGAGAATATTTGGGAAAAATTAAAG ATGTTCAAAGGgattttatacaaaatgttTTTGGACCAAAACCAGTAtccaatattttatgaaatttacaCCAATCGACACAAGTTTTTCCACATGCAATTACAATGTGTCCCATTACCAAAAGAAATTGGTGAATTAGCGCcgatatatttcaaaaaagcCTTATTAGAGTGTGAAACAGAATGGtcagtaaataaaaaagttgttAGTCTTGAAAACAAAGATCTACGTCACGCTATTCCAAATGGACTATCGTATTTTATGgtggaatttgaaaaaaataaaggatATGCTCATGTCATTGAGGACGAGCGTGCTTTTCCAAAAAATTTTGCAGAG GAGATTATAGGTGGAATGTTAGATATGGATCATGATATATGGCGGAAACccagaaaagaaaattttgatCAACAACGTgaaaaagttttaaaattttcagaaatatgGAAGAACTATGAgcttgaaataaataataaagattaA
- the LOC114870952 gene encoding protein arginine methyltransferase NDUFAF7 homolog, mitochondrial isoform X2, which produces MCLKEVITCDTNMITIRILNNCTKSYRLFDVKIPLNCLKDCCFYSSFNSSYFKSEKSENLYNYLYTKILSCGPITVAEYMREVLTHPTAGYYMNKDVFGKKGDFITSPEITQLFGEMIAVWMIYEKRKMSKGPFQIVELGPGRGTLMKDILRVFKQLKVLSDISVHLVEISPTLSSIQAKNLCKTTKEYDTTKNESEQNLIPHYREGVTADGVNVYWYHSVMDLPKKFSIFLAHEFFDALPIHKFQKTSSGWKEVLVDIIEGSKEEKFRFVLSNTATPATFYLSVRVSLYSCSEHVEVSPQTLVIIDHIAEYLWECGGFALICDYGHSGDKTDTFRAFLQHKIHDPLVRPGTADLTADVDFEAIKKVAEKNNRLITFGPVTQASFLTNLGIDVRLQMLLKNISEGEREQLESEYQMIMDENGMGTRFKVLSLFPSILKEYFQPLLIAGFYDKYKT; this is translated from the exons ATGTGTTTGAAAGAAGTTATAACCTGTGATACAAATATGATTAccattagaatattaaataattgcacTAAATCTTATAGATTATTTGATGTAAAAATTCCTttgaattgtttaaaagacTGTTGTTTTTATTCATCATTTAATTCTTCATACTTCAAGAGTGAGAAGTCAGAAAAtctttacaattatttatacacAAAAATTCTCTCCTGCGGACCAATAACTGTTGCTGAATACATGAGAGAAGTTTTAACTCATCCAACTGCAGgttattatatgaataaagATGTTTTTGGTAAAAAGGGTGATTTTATAACATCTCCAGAAATTACACAATTATTTGGAGAA atGATAGCTGTTTGGATGAtatatgaaaaaagaaaaatgtcaaAGGGTCCTTTTCAAATTGTTGAATTAGGTCCAGGTAGAGGAACCCTAATGAAAGATATATTGAGG gTATTTAAACAATTGAAGGTCCTAAGTGACATATCGGTACACTTAGTAGAAATTAGTCCTACTCTCTCTTCAATTCAGgcaaaaaatttatgtaaaacaACTAAAGAATATGATACCACTAAAAATGAATCTGAACAAAATCTTATTCCTCATTATAGGGAAGGTGTTACAGCAGATGGTGTTAATGTATATTGGTACCACTCTGTAATGGATTTACCTAAGAAATTTAGTATATTTTTAGCGCATGAATTTTTTGATGCGTTACCGATACATAAATTTCAG aaaaCCAGTAGCGGATGGAAAGAGGTGCTGGTTGATATAATTGAAGGAAGtaaggaagaaaaatttcgTTTTGTTTTATCAAATACAGCAACCCCTGCTACCTTTTATTTATCAGTAAGAGTTTCTTTATATTCTTGCTC GGAACATGTAGAAGTTAGTCCACAAACTTTAGTAATAATAGATCATATAGCAGAATATTTATGGGAGTGCGGTGGATTTGCTTTAATATGTGATTATGGTCACAGTGGTGATAAGACTGATACTTTTCGCGCATTTTTACAACATAAAATACACGATCCACTAGTACGTCCGGGAACTGCAGATTTAACGGCCGATGTTGATTTTGAAGCAATTAAGAAAGTtgcagaaaaaaataataggcTAATAACATTTGGACCAGTGACTCAAGCAAGTTTTTTAACAAATCTTGGAATTGACGTACGATTACAGATGCtgctaaaaaatatttcagaaggagaaagagaacAATTGGAATCTGAATATCAGATGATAATGGACGAAAATGGGATGGGAACACGTTTTAAAGTTTTATCATTGTTTCcatcaattttaaaagaatattttcaacCGCTACTAATAGCAGGATTTTATGATAAGTACAAAACGTAG